The following nucleotide sequence is from Solanum dulcamara chromosome 7, daSolDulc1.2, whole genome shotgun sequence.
tattttcttccaatttaacaataataatttccctaataaaaatagtaaaaaagaCATTTTTCTAAATCCTCATTCAATCTCACATACCTAATCCACCCGAATACACCTGACTCCTAGACCTTCAACCAACCACCTCATAACGCAACTCCTCTTCCTGACCAACTTGAGACTCAATCCAAAATAGCTCAATCTGAGATCTTCCTTGAGTCTCCCAGCCCGATCCTAACCAAAGATCTGACATCTAACTTGAGTCCCTCCTAGAACTGGAAGTATAATCCAATCCCCCACTTCAACCTAACACGGGACATAATATCCCAAATCGACACAGTCTTTGGGTCAGATTAATAAGCTTATAACCACTGAACAAACTTGATTGACGGACATAGTTTATGCGCCACATATCCCTAACCCCAAACTTGACCAACTTGCGAGTCAGGATAGGGGTCAACTCTTAAGGTTTGGGATCGGATCGCGAGATTGAGTGTGGTCTCAGGATCAATATTGGGTTTCAGGGTAGGAGGCGAGGTCGGATCTCAGGATTGGGTCTCGGGGCCTGTCAATGTATCATAATCCATAAAGCAGATACCCATAATTGTAATAAATTTCcatgattttgaattcaatttgGAACGTAAATTGTAAATTTCAAACCTTTGTCGAAGCCTAACTTTATATAGCATGTCTTAGTTTGAACTGTCATTCAAACTTCAAACCTTCACGTCTTCAAGTttaaagattaaaattttagaaTTGTAATTTTAAATGCAAACTCATGCATAAAGTTAATTCTGAGGCGGCTAAACTTTAAAAATCTTGTAAATTTTGATTACGAAAAAGGGTTTAAAATACCCCTCAACTATACGAATTGGTACAAAAATACTCTTCGTCTACCTATCGGGTCTAAAATGCCCCCGACATCAACTTTTGGGTTCTTTTTTACCTTTATTTCTAACagtcaaaatatcaaaaacggAAAACGGCCAAAAATACCATGAACTATAGGAAAAGGTTTAAAAATACACTTCATCcaccttttggtctaaaaatacctTTGTATTCATCTTTTAATCTAAAAATACATTTTCATTCACCTTTTTGGCTCACTATAATtcttgaaactaacaacactctctttattttttattttttaaaaatatttataatgtgtcattttcttatgggatgaaataaaaattccacctccactattttttttttataatttatcaaAACCAAAAACAATATACCACTTCAAAAGTATTTTAGACCCTTTTCCGTTTTGATTATTTCCATCTAACTAGTGAGTTTGGCATCTTTCCTTGCTTTAACGTGGACTTCTTGGATTAGTTGCTTGATCAGCCAGGTTGTGGCCTGCTTTTTGTATTGGAAAATTCTGAGATTGCATTCTCTCCACAAGAAGTAGACTGCTGCTGCTATCATCATTCTATAAATGCCCATTGAAGTTTCATCATTCCATGACATAGGTGTTCTGCCACAACTGGGCAGGATAtcaaattttgattatttcttaaatcaaattttgattATAACATAGCTATTTGCGCACTTGACTTATTGTATGGTAAGCGATGgtattagtatttttatttaattatttaccgtcaatttatgtttttttaagtCACCTTTGGTATGGTTATCGAAGTTCAGTAATAGTCGTTTGATCTACAAGTTCAGTAACAGTCATTGGCTTTGAGTTCTACATGCACATGATGTAAAATTTTAGAGATGCAGAATGCACAAATGATTTACACATTTGAAAGTCCCAATAGCAAGTAGCCAACAAGTCAGGAGCCACCAAAACATAGGCAACCAGAAAATGTTGCTTGCCAGGATATACAATAGTACATGGTCGAAGAGATCTCTAATGTCTAGCCTTTTAGAGGCATGGTAAAATGAACTCGAATAGAAATGCTACTCTTTATACATCTCCCAGTCTTTTATCAATACATCTAATGCCTGGCTGGGGAATGCCAAATCTGATATCTGGATTTAGACGATAAAAGTCTGTTGCGTCTTCATTCGCCTTTATGTTTCGCTATGAACAAGGAGAAATCTTGTTTTGACCTATCACTTGATCGATTGCCTGAAGAGATTCCTTGGCAAAATACTCAACTTCAGGATCCTTGTCCTCTTTGAGTTCATTTAAACATGGCcgaattgatttctccacagccTGCAAGGAGCAATGTTCATATTAGTGTTACTGTGTCAGACGTTCATACTGTGATCTCTTTTTCGCATATGTGTTTTCAGGCAATGGTAGAACTAAGCTGGCACTTACAGATTGATCAACTACAGAAGCAAGAGACTTCAACACCTTTGCCACATGGAACCTTACATTCGGTACGCTGGAATATGGATGTGTTAGAACTTGGACTTAAAAAATATCCtgaatgaatattgaatagCATTGAAGCATGAAGAACTTGATAGTTAACCTGTCTTTTGATGCAGCAAGTATAACTGGCAAAATTTGGGAACAAGTAATCTCTGAGCCCATTACAGGGGCAAGATTTAGAAGTGCATCTAGAATGTTGTTCcgataaagagaatatttgtcATTAATCATGTTCAAGACCTGTAAAAAACTTGTACATGTCAAAAGCTCTAAAAGGAGACAATGACGATGCAACCATCCTGCTATCAGATAAAATGCAATGCATTTATTGTACTGTATTAGATAATCTGTACTAAGTTGTTCAATTCTGGATATGAAGTAGACGAGATGTTCCAAATATTATGACACTCGACAAATGCATAGACAAGTGACGAACTGAGGTTTGGTTCCTATTAATTTGTAAGAAAGCTTCCATGGTAATAGCGAAGAACAAAAGTACATTCTTTTGTCCCTTTACCAATATTTAACTGCTAAATTATTGCACCAGCAACAAGCGAAAATCTGCAGTAAATGACTGGAAAACCTGTGGAATGATATGCTCTGATGTCCATTCTCGACCAAATATCTCTGCTAGTCTCTTAAGATTCTGTACTGCCCCCTCTCGAACCACGCAAATCTGCaagttaaaaataataagaaacacGTAGAAGGGATATTCCACGAACTTGACTGAATCTAAACTCGATCCTCCTCCAAGAAGCCAACTTATAGTATAAGTTCATAGCTTTCCTTCCAGGCACTGACTTTCTTTCCAGGAGTTAGAAGATGTAAAAGTGGCCAACTAATGACTCTTTCCGTAATCAATCATATGACCACCTCTGGATAAACCACACAAGTTACTGTTGAGAAGGAGATCAATAGCTCACTTGAACAAGCGTAAACAAGAAAGTTTATTTTGTCACAAATGACCATCTAAAGCAGCAATAGACCTAATTAGGAAAAGACAGCTTCACGAATACCTTATCTTTTAACCATTGAAGGCAAAGAGAAACAAGTACGTCATTGTAAAATCCAACACCCAGCTCACTCGCCATTATAGGGATGAACTGTATCATTACATGACGAATTCTCCAGCTGTGTCTAACTGCTGTAAGTTCAACAATAACCGACAAGAGTGTTTGGGAGAGCACATCAATTCCAATCACCTGTACGAGAGGAACATTGGGATATAAGTGGTGAAATTCAGATGCCAACAAGCCCTAGGTCCATGTCGACATGCAAAGGTGTTTGAATACAGATTATTGATGGTGAATCATAGCTAACCTGATTCATTTGGTCAAGCTTACTGACAATGTTCCAACGAACTTCCGAGAAACTGTCCTTCAGAAGAGACTGGAGTGTTGGGAGAAGGTGCTCAATGGTTGCATCCTGCAATAAGGAGTACAGAGACAATAAGTTCCACTTTGCGATATGATTGACTAAAAAAGATTCGACTTCCCAAAGCAAGTTAGAGTATATTCAGGAATGTGTTTCTCACTCAGTTCAAAGAGAGAAACATACATATATTGAAAGCTAAAAGCCACACAAGTCATGAGATCTAAGAAATCATTTTCCAgcataagctgcttaaaatgtGACCAGAGAGAAATTGACAACTCTATCCAATAAAACTGGGAGCTGAATTTCTAGGGTCTGAGAGaagttaaataagaacaagCTTGCAAGAGTTGCACCAGATTAGGCCACTAACAGACTTGGCTTGCCTTGTATTTCATGTCAATGTCCATCCAGGTCAATTCCAATATCTTGTACAGGTATCTCAGTATGTTCTGCCTTTTCCTAGAGAGTTCCCCCAGCAGTCAGATATGTAGCCACTTAGTGCTTTTGCCTACTAGAAGATTTAGTGAATCAACAGTATTCACTTGGAAACAGAATTGTATCTGACTCTCGTTATTCTATTTTTTACAGGGGATTCAACGCATGCAGTAACTGTTAGTTTTATGGTGCTTGAGTTCAGCACTTGGCGCACGCTTAAAGTTCCACAGGCCTAAAGTTCTGGATTCAGCAGGGCAGCAAAATTGGAGACCAATTTCAAAGATCTACATCAGACAAGCTGTAGGCACTTGCATACACATAAACTGCACGCACGAATTGTCTTGTAAAAACACACTTTGGCAGCTTCTGAGACCCTGTGCCAGCAATCAGGTCAAAGGGGTATTGGTGCAGAAGTTGTGGTAGGATTATCTGGTGCTCTATCGAGCAAAAGGCTAAAACTTATTAGAAGGATGCTTTTCTTGATCAGCAAAACATATTGAGACATATTAACATAACTAGAGAATCAACTGGATAAAAGGTAAGCAAAAGCTTTTCTGAAAACTAAAGAAACAAGAACGAAGCAGACATCATTTGAACATATTGAAGGACCATGGAAAGAACATGTTACATTAGGACTACAATCAGAATAAAAATTTAGGAACTTAAGTTACACAGAGAGAAAAATTTAGTATCTTAGTGCACATGTACTGTGGTAATGAGAAATGATAGGCTAATCAGATTTAACAATGTCAAAAGTTTGTACCTTTTCTAAAATAGGAGCCAGTCCTACAATATCTAAAGACAGAGCAGTACGAACAAACCGGGATGAATCTGATGATAGTGCCTGAGACAAAATTATGTAACTCTTATAACAAATTATTGAAATCTCCTTTGAACAGTTAATAGACAGTCTTAAGGAAAGGAAACAATGATACAACACACaaactgaaaaaaaaaacaagagatAGAGCATGATACAGAAAAAGACAAAAGGAGCACCATAAGTTTTAAACCTTGACACAAGGAAGGATATGCTGGACTGTAATCTCCGGGGTCAATATCTGGCAAAATGTGGTGACCTTACAAGCTACAGTTGTGCGAACTTCAACCTCCTTATCACGAGCTAGACGAACATATGCACGGACCATGTCCGTCCTTTCAAAATTCACAACTCTCTTAAGTAAGTTTGAGACAAAACAAACTTGATTAACAGTcaatacaagaaaaaaagaaagaaagagagagaactAAAAAGTAAAAGGGAAAAGGTAACAGcattttcatttcataaaaataacCAAATAGTTCATTTGAAAGAAAGGTTAATGACCATAAATGTAAGGGGGGATGTTTATGGTCTACTTGCAAAGCACGATAAGTTACCTGGTAGCATCTGGTCCAACTGTGTGACATAGTTCAAGAAGTTGATTTGCAACCATGCAACGAACTCGCCAATATTTATCCTGTTAATGTGGATAAGCAGGTAATGAGAATGTGTTCTGGCCACCAGTATCCAACTATAAACTTATAAAGAGAAGTATGAAAGGAAAACACTATGTTCATTCATATGCAAAAACTATGAAACTAGGGACTGAATCAGAAATTGTATTATCAAGAACTGACATCATGTTGATACATTGACTAAGAGACTGCAGAGGTCAGAATTATGGAAAAAGATCATGAGACACAATCCCTGAAGATCCCTGTAACAGTAGAGTTATTGCAGTGCTGAAAAGTGGAGAAGTCATTCAAAGCTTATTGGACCAACCTGTGCAAATTCAAAATTATGCTTTCACCATTttgaaatgagaaaattgcaacTTATATTATCTTCAGCTTAAATTGTAATTACCAAATTAATCTTCGATGAGAGCAAAGTGTTAAAGAAATTAGGACAGACATTAACAATTCATTGAAACTTTACTTCATCTATACTCAGGAAGTAGGACTCGCAATATACAGTACATTAGATATAACAATGCACATCAAAAAAGTCATTGAAGTCACTCAAAGCTTATTGGGCCAACCTGTGTAAATTTAACTATTATAGGGACAAGCTCTGGTACACAAATTGGTGGCTCCAATTGCTTCCATAAATCTATGCAGCTCTTGACAGCAAACAAACGAACATAATCTTGATCTGAATAGAACACGGATTACCAAAAAAGTCATTGAATCCAGCTTAATCACAATGATTTAAgttgaaaaaaacaaatttgGCTCAACACGAAGTACCAACTATTGACCATTAGTATACTTCCTATGGTCAATCATATGAGAGTAAATCTTAAACAAAGAACAATTAAGGCTTGTCATCACACATTAAAATTGATCAGGCTTTTGGTACTTCTTTCCAGAAAAGAGATACAAGGAAAATTTGAAGCTATGTTGAAGATTAGTTCTCTCTAAAGACGGTTATCTGCACTCAAAACTTAGCATTAATATGTTCCTCGTGATTCTCTGACCTTTTATAGAGAGGAAAGAAACATGAACAGAGTGATGATAAAGAGAGACAAATTCTATGCCTTAACTAGATTACATGCAATTTACTCTTAAGAAAATATTCTAACTTAGCAAGACTTTTACCTTTTTGCATATTTTTCAACTATCTAACAAAGAGGGTTACAGAAACATCTCAATCATAAACATGATTTCCATAAACCTTCTTTTTATCTTATACTTCAATATTACAAGTAAATGGAACCTTGAAatgttaaattaaagaaaaatgctATTTGCTGGATTCATATTGATGTGCGCCAACTGCTAGAACCAATCTACTAATCTAAGGAGAGCCAATATGAAATATGCATTAATTAAGAATTCTCTCAATCATACTAGTTTCCTCAAACACTATATAATTACTCTTGGTATAAAAGAATCAAAGGCAAGCAGAACAAAAAAGAAATGATTATTCTTCAAGGAATCTGAGACCAGTAATAGTTTTTCATCTAAACGCAAACTACTTTAAGAAAGCAAATGGAATTTGTTAAAGAGAGAATATTAATCCCACAGAACACACGTTTGGAGAATACCATACCATCCTTGGCCAGATCCTTGAACATTAACATGATGTCATTCTTCACATGGGGTTGCTCAATAGTCGCAATAAACTTCCCAATATTCGCTGCAGCTGCTTTCCTCACATTAGGCATGTCATCACGGCAAAGTTCTCTATACATAGTTCTAAGTTCATTTCTTAAATGCTCTGGGACACGTGGATAGGCAATGTGAAATAATCCGCATGATGAAATTCGATCACTAATCCACACCCCAGCAGTAAGTCTCTGATTATGCGAAACCAAGAAGTGAAAGTCATAATGTCACCAAATACATCACACATAGAATATCACTACATTAACTTACATAGTAATTAATAGATAAAAGGATGAACAAAGAAACTGCTAGCATAATAAACAGATCAGGCTGACATACATCCATCTTGGATCAAGTTCATATTTACATGTTTAGCAAAACAAGAAGAACTTTGTTTTTACTGTATTATATTCTCATAATAAAGCCTTTATATAAGATCTTCATAGTGATGCACAAATTCACCCATTTAACATGATCTTCTTCTGTTGCAGCTATTTCAAGGTGAAGATTACTTTATATGGATGATAGATTATCAATTTCTAGAATTCATATCTTCTCTGAGTAAGTTTTGTAGTGATTTTGAACATAAGAAATATCCTCCAGAAGCAAGATTCTCCATTAGGATAAAAGGAATGGTAGAGTATCAATTTCTAGAATGTATATCTTTCTGTTAATTCAAACCTTTCCTTTATTTAAACCTCATCAATCTAGGATACAAGGAAGGAAAATCTTTTTTTGGATAAGGTTACAATATATGACGTGTTAACTCATAATAAACAAAGTAATTCCCTGTCTTCATTCAGTCTTCTCATCAAGTATCTTAATTAATCCATAGAATCAGCATGTAGCATCTTCAAGTCATATTTACTTTCAGATAATGTGTATgcatattttcaataatttcatAACTAATCAAAACATAAGGAATAACAAGTCTCTGGCAGTTTAACCTATGCTAAACAATACAGGTAATTTTTTACAAGAAGTATATTGCTGCTGTATGGTACAGAACTGCCATGAAACAAATTGAAGTATATTGCTGCTGTATGGTACAGAACTGCATGAAACAAAGTGAAGTAAGACCGTCAACTAACCTTTAACATTGGAATAAACGATTCAATAAAGTCTGGTTCACTCATCTGACACCCTATGTTGCACAATAACTCAACTGCCTTGTCTCTAATGCAAGTCTCTTCAGTAGTACAGAGATTTTCCAAGAGTGGAAGTAACACACTAGCATGTTCAACTCCTCCTACATACGGAAGAAACATTCCCAACTGTTTAATCATAGCAAGAAGAACTTCTTCATCATCATGATCAATATTCTCAGACAGAAATGGAATCAGCTCGCTCCGAGTTCTCTCTGCACCAAGTGCCTTGGCAATAGTAGACAGGCCTCCCATGAAATTCAATCTAACCCGGACGTCTTGGCTTTTCATTTCATCAACTAAAACCGCAATACTATATAAGGATTTGGCACTCATTGACATGATCAATTGCAATACCTGTGTGATTATATCTGTCTGTATATATTCAGGAAACTGGACTTATTTTACCATACAAAATAGCCATCCTCTAAGCAATGCACAAGATTAAAATAGATAGTCTGCCTCATTGAGGCTTATAGCTCTAATTGATACAAAAACAATTCAAACAAGGAATTCATTTCTGAGATCGTTACTCTATCCTTGATCATCCACAAAATCttcatatttcattttttattttcttgttgagtgaaataatcctctgattgtgacagtaaaagtaaaaaaaatttctCTTCTTGATGGCCATTATAAATCCTTTGAAGTTATTACAAAGAATTAGCGCAATCACAAGTAGATAAATGGAAAAAATTCACAGTAAACGATCCTCTTAAAGCAACTAGATAAAAACGGAGTTTGCAGCAGTTAAAGGGAGAAGCGATTAAGTTGGGGTTTATGGCACTAAATGATACAAGACTTAAACAAAAAGGTAGCAATTTAAATGAGGAATTCATTTCTGAGTTCGTTATGTTATCTTTGATTCATCCACCGGACACGTTATATTCTTCAATTTCCTGACAAGAATTAGAACCCTCCTgtgttatatataaaaaaaatcctcTTATTTACGGCCATTATAGATCATCTGTAGTTATTACAAATTAACAACAAACGCAATGTCCATCATCAACAACATAAAGCTCGCCCAATCATATGAAAACAAAATTCAGTAATTTGAAGTAGCATTGATATTCCAGAAGCAATTAACTCTTAAAGAGAAAATGCCAAATCGTACAACCAGAAGTTTCGAACAGATTTACATGCAAATTGGATGAGTTACTTGAACTGCAAGCTAAGAAACATGAGGAATGacagggaagaagaagaaaggttTCGGAAAAATCAAAcggaaagagaaaaagagagagaatcGATACCTGtgaaaagtgtgaagtgtaGAACTATGACTGAAAGTAGTGGAAGTTGGATCGGTGATTTTCTGCTTATATCGTTATATTCAACAACTTTCTATTCTGTTTTTGTTCGGTTACTCTCCCGCTCAACAGAGCTACGAGGGGCGATATGGCAAGTTACACCCACGTGAtcacaatataatttttaaagttcaacaacaatataatataagaataatagaaatatttttatccTTTAACTAGAGAAAGGAAAGGAGTCACTTTTGTTAGAGTTTAGGGAGCTTTCTATTATacaaaacatgaaattttttgatgaaaaatttgAATTTAGTCATGTTTCAATCCAAATATCATATAGAAAAGGgcaaattttgcaaataattacTATGATAAACTTAATTAGGTTCGTTAGCTATAGTTTAAGTTGTCTCATTTGTATAATTAGTGGGTACGCTTTTATAATAaagttatttttgtataaactcgaaataatgaattatacaaatataaacaTATGAACTTTAAACAATTATACACATTATGTTATACAAATTTTGAACTATACAAACATGTAAATTATAAAAACTCAAACCCTAATTAACGCTAAATGTTAGTGGCGAATTAGAAATTAACTAAGTTATCGTtatgttaactaattaactaatatatatttatttattcgcGTAATTTTCTCCACTTTTATTTCCCTcgttattttcaaatcaatagGCCACGCTTATTTCCTTACTAGTTCAGTATACGTGCTTTGCACATATGTATTgcgttaattaataatatatatatatatatatatatatatatatatatatatatatataaagaataaattattgtgtatacattatattattaagtacaaaatataaaaaatgtaaAGTGAGATATTTAAGATAAAAAAATGTACTTGAAGAGGAGCAAGGAACAAAATTAaatgtatattattatgttcATATATAATGTAGTTTATTTTTTCTCTACTTTATTATTTAAAGTGTGTTTCGTATATCAATACCAATATAATTTTGACTATTGATATCAACAAAAATTATGTTGGTACACAAAATTAGCACAATCTAAATAATATGACACAGAAAAAACGAACTACATTATATATGAGCATAAAATTAGCACAATCTAAATaataagataaagaaaaaatgaactacattatatatgagcataatattATACAAAACTACTtgtaacaaattaaaatatacattatatatggacataataatataaaacaacTACTTGTAATTAATAATAACAGAAAGgttaatttagtttttaatatACAAAATCTAGTTATTaatattgaagatttttttatataaattatttataagtattaaaataatatagattttaaataaattaaattcatATGAATAATTGTACTAATAAATTTCCCTACTTATCCTCCCAATGATTTTTTTCCGTTGttgtataattaaataataatcttAGAAAACTTAATTACGGTAATACAATATGTTATCTATACCACAACAATAACTATAAAATTAAGAAAGAGTCCTAtttcaaaaaagaattaaatgTTAAATATATCTTTAGTGGAAAAGAGAGACTTCTAAGTATTTTTAGGGgaaaagaattaaaatatatCTTCAGTGGGAAAAGGAAACTTCTACGTATTTTTAGGGGGGGAAAGATACATGGTAAATTTTGACATTATTACCTTCACAAAAGAACGAGTTTATATAATTTAGTACacaattttaattgatttttaatttttaaataatttgagaGAATAGTAAATAATTTTTAGGATCGAActcttatcaaatattttaggattttttttatttttaatattttcctcttatcatatatatgtagGACTCCTTAATTATTCATTCTCTTTATAtcttttatcatatattttaggactccGTAATTTTACATATTATAAAGATATTGAAACAATAATTGGAGGAAAATAGGAAAAGACAATTTCATCTAAAAGATGATCTTTTAACGAAGAACAaaaagttcaaacaatattATTAAGGACGTTctcacttttaatatagtatagattatTTTCCATCTTGTTTTCTAGACAAACTCAACAATTACCACTGCGCATgggttttttctttcaattcgTACGTGCCTACCAGAAGTCAAAAGTGCTTATATACATTTAGTAGATTTTCTCTTAGCCTATTTGGTCAAGTTTTAGGGAGgtcaaaaatatttgtttttttttaaaaaaaaaaaaagtgaggtGTTTGATCAAATTTTGGAGGCAAAATACGTGTCTTTGAGATTTAACAAAAACTATTTTTCATAAGTTAAAAGAAATAGTTTTTTTTCCGAGAAATAGTCAAAAGTACTTTTATTGAAAGTGTTTTTTAAATTGATTAGTTAAACGCAAATTATTTCTCATAAAAAATACTTTCTTAAAAAACCCTTCTCAAAATAAGCTGATTTTAGAAGTTTACTTAAACAAAGTACTGTATAAATCTGCCTTTTAGTGGCGAGGGGCAAAAActgattcaaaatttaaagtttatagGTTTACAATGACCTCAAGCTAATATACCAATAATcgaaatttcatatatatatatatatatattagactttttaataaattactTTATATCCTAACAATACAATAAGATGGGAACATAGGGTGTGTTCAGTATGAAGGAGAacttttttcatgaaaaatagttttgaagaaaataagtgagttttttttacatatttttttgtgtttggtAGGTATGTAAGTAAAAAGTTATTATCttaaaagtatttatatataatctagacAAATATTATGAAAGGTGAAGATAGGGCTAG
It contains:
- the LOC129895299 gene encoding serine/threonine-protein phosphatase 2A 65 kDa regulatory subunit A beta isoform-like isoform X1; its protein translation is MSMSAKSLYSIAVLVDEMKSQDVRVRLNFMGGLSTIAKALGAERTRSELIPFLSENIDHDDEEVLLAMIKQLGMFLPYVGGVEHASVLLPLLENLCTTEETCIRDKAVELLCNIGCQMSEPDFIESFIPMLKRLTAGVWISDRISSCGLFHIAYPRVPEHLRNELRTMYRELCRDDMPNVRKAAAANIGKFIATIEQPHVKNDIMLMFKDLAKDDQDYVRLFAVKSCIDLWKQLEPPICVPELVPIIVKFTQDKYWRVRCMVANQLLELCHTVGPDATRTDMVRAYVRLARDKEVEVRTTVACKVTTFCQILTPEITVQHILPCVKALSSDSSRFVRTALSLDIVGLAPILEKDATIEHLLPTLQSLLKDSFSEVRWNIVSKLDQMNQVIGIDVLSQTLLSVIVELTAVRHSWRIRHVMIQFIPIMASELGVGFYNDVLVSLCLQWLKDKICVVREGAVQNLKRLAEIFGREWTSEHIIPQVLNMINDKYSLYRNNILDALLNLAPVMGSEITCSQILPVILAASKDSVPNVRFHVAKVLKSLASVVDQSAVEKSIRPCLNELKEDKDPEVEYFAKESLQAIDQVIGQNKISPCS
- the LOC129895299 gene encoding serine/threonine-protein phosphatase 2A 65 kDa regulatory subunit A beta isoform-like isoform X2 — encoded protein: MSEPDFIESFIPMLKRLTAGVWISDRISSCGLFHIAYPRVPEHLRNELRTMYRELCRDDMPNVRKAAAANIGKFIATIEQPHVKNDIMLMFKDLAKDDQDYVRLFAVKSCIDLWKQLEPPICVPELVPIIVKFTQDKYWRVRCMVANQLLELCHTVGPDATRTDMVRAYVRLARDKEVEVRTTVACKVTTFCQILTPEITVQHILPCVKALSSDSSRFVRTALSLDIVGLAPILEKDATIEHLLPTLQSLLKDSFSEVRWNIVSKLDQMNQVIGIDVLSQTLLSVIVELTAVRHSWRIRHVMIQFIPIMASELGVGFYNDVLVSLCLQWLKDKICVVREGAVQNLKRLAEIFGREWTSEHIIPQVLNMINDKYSLYRNNILDALLNLAPVMGSEITCSQILPVILAASKDSVPNVRFHVAKVLKSLASVVDQSAVEKSIRPCLNELKEDKDPEVEYFAKESLQAIDQVIGQNKISPCS